The Catellatospora citrea DNA segment AAGCGACCCCCGTGTCAAGGACGGATGTTCTGGTTCAGGTGGAACAGGTTGTCCGGGTCGTAGGCGCGCTTGACCTCGACGAGCCGGTCGAAGTTGCCCCGGTAGTTGGCCCGGATCCGGTCCTGGTCGTCGCCGGCCATGAAGTTGATGTACCCGCCCTCCTCCGACAGCGGGGCGGTGGCCGCGTAGTAGTCGCGCACCCAGGCGGTGTTGGCCTCGTTCTCCGCCGGGTCGGGCCACATCCCGGCGATGACCACGGCGAAGTTCGCGTCGCGGTAGGCGAACGCGGTCGCGTCGGGCGCGATCCGGTGGCAGGCCCCGTTGATCGGGTAGATGTGCACCGTCGAGTTGACCACCGGCACCTTCGGCCCGTGGGCGGCGTGCGCGGCGATCGCGTCGTCGGTCAGCTCCTTGACGAAGCTGGCCTTCCAGTAGTGCTGCAGTCCGGCCGGGACCAGGCCGTCGAATGCGGTGTTCAGGGCCGCGTACGGCATCGGGCCGATCATCTCGGCGACCGGCGGTGCGACCGCGCGGATCCGATCGATGATGCGCTGCCCGTCGGCCGTCGACCCGGTCCAGCAGTTGACCATCGCGATGAACGGCTCGCCGTGCCGGTCGGTGGGGATGAACGGCAGCGGCGGCGCGATCTGGAACGCCGGGAAGCCGCCGTACTGCTCGGGCGCGTCGGCGATGAAGTCGCGGAAGAAGCCCAGGATCTCGGGCACGTGGGCCAGCTCGAAGAACATCGGGCCGCCGTAGATCACGTCGACCGGGCTGAGCGCGAACTCGAACGAGGTCACCGCCCCGAAGTTGCCGCCGCCGCCGCGCAGCGCCCAGAACAGGTCCTCGTGCTCCTTCTCGCTGGCCACGACCGCCCGGCCGTCGGCGGTGACGACCTCGGCCGACAGCAGGTTGTCGCAGGACAGCCCCAGGCCGCGGGCGAGGTAGCCGATGCCGCCGCCGAGGGTGAGCCCGCCGACGCCCGTGGTGGAGATGATGCCGCCGGTCGAGGCCAGGCCGAACTCGCCGGTCGCGGCGTTGAAGTCGCCCCAGGTCGCGCCGCCGCCAGCGTGGGCGGTGCGGGCGTGCGGGTCGACGGCGACGGCCCGCATGCCGGACAGGTCGGCCACGATGCCGTCGTCGACGGTGCCGAAGCCGGGCACGCTGTGCCCGCCGCCGCGTACCGCCAGGTCGAGGCCGTTCTCCCGGGCGTAGTCGACCACGGCCTGCACGTCGGCGGTGCTCGTGCAGCGCACCACGGCGCGGGGCCGCCGGTCGAACATGGCGTTGTGCACGGTCCGGGCCTGGTCGTAGCCGTCGTCGCCGGGCGTGATCACCTGCCCGGACACCCGGGCGCGCAGCTGCTCGATCGTCGATGTGGCCATGTCGGTGCCCCCGTCCGAATCGCGGCGGGCCGCACCACGCTCAGCCGGCGCGATCATCGGGCACGGTCGGCGACAGGCGGCCCTCTGTCCACGCTAGCGGGCCGACGGGCACGATCGTGCCGAAACGGTGGCAGCCGTCGCAGGTCAGCGCCCGCCGCGCCGGGGGTCCCCACCTGGGGCGGGGCGCGGCGGAACCCGGGTCGGCGGCCACTGACGTTGCGTCGCTCGCCTGGTCAGCGGGGTGGCCACCTCAGGTGGGCCGTCAGGTGCGGTGTCGTCGGCCCGCGACACCCGGCGGGGCCGGCGCTCCGGCGGCCAGACCGGCTTCGGCTTGCACACCCACTGCGACTCGATCCCGCGGGCGTCTCGGCCGTCGTGGGCCTCGGCGAGCCAGTCGGCCAAGGTCAGCCCCTGGAGGGCGAGGGCGTGGTCGAGGCAGCAGCCGGACGGGTCCCATCCCCACATCGGGCCGGACGGGTCGCGGAAGTCGACCAGCCACAGGATCGCGCAGCCCACGTCGTGCAGCGGGACCACACCCGGCGGGTGGCCGGGCCGCCCGCTGACCTCCTGATACCTCGTGATGAGGTCCGCGT contains these protein-coding regions:
- a CDS encoding FAD-binding oxidoreductase, whose protein sequence is MATSTIEQLRARVSGQVITPGDDGYDQARTVHNAMFDRRPRAVVRCTSTADVQAVVDYARENGLDLAVRGGGHSVPGFGTVDDGIVADLSGMRAVAVDPHARTAHAGGGATWGDFNAATGEFGLASTGGIISTTGVGGLTLGGGIGYLARGLGLSCDNLLSAEVVTADGRAVVASEKEHEDLFWALRGGGGNFGAVTSFEFALSPVDVIYGGPMFFELAHVPEILGFFRDFIADAPEQYGGFPAFQIAPPLPFIPTDRHGEPFIAMVNCWTGSTADGQRIIDRIRAVAPPVAEMIGPMPYAALNTAFDGLVPAGLQHYWKASFVKELTDDAIAAHAAHGPKVPVVNSTVHIYPINGACHRIAPDATAFAYRDANFAVVIAGMWPDPAENEANTAWVRDYYAATAPLSEEGGYINFMAGDDQDRIRANYRGNFDRLVEVKRAYDPDNLFHLNQNIRP
- a CDS encoding SMI1/KNR4 family protein; protein product: MSEADAHPRRAGMTEDELLDRIRARLPESRSWAGLARLATPAAIAESEQLIGFAMPPLLRRIYLEAANGGFGPRDSVLGVGDGAWTDEDADLITRYQEVSGRPGHPPGVVPLHDVGCAILWLVDFRDPSGPMWGWDPSGCCLDHALALQGLTLADWLAEAHDGRDARGIESQWVCKPKPVWPPERRPRRVSRADDTAPDGPPEVATPLTRRATQRQWPPTRVPPRPAPGGDPRRGGR